A window of Apium graveolens cultivar Ventura chromosome 8, ASM990537v1, whole genome shotgun sequence contains these coding sequences:
- the LOC141677337 gene encoding berberine bridge enzyme-like 24: MKLSTSLLPFLVLLSTFYFSFSATKSDDFLKCLAKSSDSTNLTKLIYTPANSTFDDALIYSINNLRFAQASTPKPLVIVTPTTESQIQNVIYCCKKTGLEMRIRSGGHSFEGFSYVSSVQFIVLDLRNINKVTADMSTATAWVDSGVTNGELYYYISRATSAYGFPSGLWSNVGVGGILSGGGYGMLRRKYGLAADQVIDARLICADGKILTRKTMGENLFWAIRGGGGGSFGVVVSWRVNLVPVPAVVTVFRVFRTLEEDVTNTFYKWQSVAPVLPKELDIRCNGQVILSNSSTRSDKKTIQMNFESLYLGRASEVLEIMGEKLPELGLVREDLIEVSYIQAMVFFSQFPVLERPEILLNKTILPRPAFKGRSDFFKKPMPVEGLLGLWDYMFQLPDNQAFLQFTPYGGRMNEISETALPFPYRAGYLYMFNFFAVTCPTREACAEETARLDWVRRVDSYLTPYVSSNPRSAYVNYVNVWMGQNNPTGSTSYAQASKWGRRYFGVNFDKLVLIKSLADPFNFFRHEQSIPVFSLWSDM, translated from the exons ATGAAGCTCTCAACTTCACTTTTACCTTTTCTTGTTTTGTTATCaactttttatttttctttttcagCAACCAAATCAGATGACTTTCTGAAATGCCTAGCAAAGTCTTCTGACTCCACTAATCTCACCAAACTTATTTACACCCCTGCTAATTCTACTTTCGATGATGCATTAATCTACTCCATCAATAATCTCCGTTTCGCGCAAGCCTCGACCCCGAAACCTCTTGTTATTGTCACACCAACAACCGAATCTCAAATCCAAAATGTCATTTACTGTTGCAAGAAAACGGGCTTAGAAATGAGAATCAGGAGCGGTGGCCACAGTTTCGAGGGCTTCTCTTATGTTTCATCAGTTCAATTTATCGTACTGGACTTGCGCAACATTAATAAGGTCACTGCTGACATGTCTACCGCAACTGCATGGGTTGACAGTGGTGTAACAAACGGTGAACTTTATTATTACATCAGCAGGGCCACTTCAGCTTACGGGTTCCCATCTGGACTATGGTCTAACGTTGGCGTTGGCGGGATCTTGAGTGGCGGTGGATACGGTATGTTGAGAAGGAAATACGGATTGGCTGCAGATCAAGTTATCGATGCTCGTTTAATCTGTGCTGATGGTAAAATTCTAACTAGGAAGACCATGGGTGAAAATTTGTTTTGGGCAATCAGAGGAGGTGGTGGTGGAAGTTTCGGAGTTGTTGTGTCATGGAGAGTTAATCTAGTACCTGTTCCTGCAGTTGTCACAGTTTTTCGGGTTTTTAGAACATTGGAAGAAGACGTGACTAATACTTTCTACAAGTGGCAATCTGTTGCTCCTGTCTTGCCTAAAGAACTTGACATCAG GTGCAACGGACAAGTGATTCTAAGTAATTCTAGTACCAGATCCGATAAGAAGACGATACAAATGAATTTCGAGTCACTATACCTCGGACGTGCCTCTGAAGTTCTTGAAATAATGGGAGAAAAGTTGCCAGAGCTGGGATTAGTTAGAGAAGATCTTATTGAAGTTAGTTACATCCAAGCTATGGTATTTTTCTCGCAGTTCCCAGTCCTGGAACGGCCAGAGATTTTACTCAATAAAACGATTTTACCTCGTCCCGCATTCAAAGGACGCTCAGATTTCTTCAAAAAACCAATGCCAGTAGAAGGCCTACTAGGCCTGTGGGATTACATGTTCCAACTCCCCGATAACCAGGCATTTTTACAATTCACACCTTACGGTGGTAGAATGAATGAAATCTCAGAAACGGCTCTGCCCTTCCCCTACCGAGCAGGGTACTTGTACATGTTCAACTTCTTCGCGGTAACATGTCCCACTCGTGAGGCATGCGCTGAAGAAACTGCGAGATTGGATTGGGTGAGGAGAGTAGATTCATATCTTACTCCTTATGTTAGTAGCAATCCTAGGAGTGCATATGTCAACTATGTGAATGTCTGGATGGGTCAGAATAATCCAACAGGGAGTACAAGTTATGCTCAGGCTAGTAAATGGGGAAGGCGTTACTTTGGAGTTAATTTTGATAAGTTGGTGTTGATTAAGTCATTGGCTGATCCGTTCAACTTCTTTAGGCACGAGCAGAGCATTCCTGTTTTTTCACTTTGGTCCGATATGTAG
- the LOC141678465 gene encoding berberine bridge enzyme-like 24, with translation MTPFLASLLLFIAFLCFSSTATQSDDFVQCLARSSDSIAISKLVYTPANSTFNATLLYSINNLRFTKPSTPKPLVIITPTTESQIQNVIYCCKKTGLEMRIRSGGHSFEGFSYVSSLPFVVLDLRNINKVIADVTTATAWVDSGVTNGELYYYINKATSVYGFPSGLWSNVGVGGIISGGGYGMLRRKYGLAADQVIDARLIDANGNILTRKTMGENLFWAIRGGGGGSFGVVVSWRVNLVPVPPIVTIFKIYRTLDQDMTNIFHKWQSVAPLLPKELDIRCTGKVILDSSSTRSDNKTMQMSFESLYLGPATNVLAILGESFPELKLVKEDLHEVSYIQAMVFFSEFPLYTPPEILLNKEILPRPAFKGRSDFFKKPMPVEGLLGLWNYMFQLPAEQAFLQYTPYGGRMDEISATALPFPYRAGYLYMFNFFAVTFEDEAARLEWVKSLDTYLTPYVTSNPRCAYVNYANVWMGQNNPTGTTSYAQASQWGKRYFGVNFEKLIVVKTQADPFNFFRHEQSIPNFSLLSDM, from the exons ATGACTCCATTCTTAGCTTCTCTTCTTCTTTTCATTGCATTTCTCTGTTTTTCTTCAACCGCAACTCAATCTGATGATTTTGTCCAATGCCTAGCAAGGTCTTCTGACTCAATCGCAATCTCCAAACTTGTTTACACCCCTGCTAACTCTACTTTTAATGCTACATTGCTATACTCTATTAACAATCTTCGTTTCACTAAGCCCTCAACTCCAAAGCCTCTAGTAATCATCACTCCGACAACCGAATCTCAAATCCAAAATGTTATATACTGTTGCAAGAAAACAGGATTAGAAATGAGGATCAGGAGCGGTGGCCACAGTTTCGAGGGCTTTTCTTATGTTTCATCACTTCCATTTGTTGTACTTGACTTGCGTAACATTAATAAAGTCATTGCAGACGTAACAACCGCAACTGCATGGGTTGATAGTGGTGTAACAAATGGTGAGCTTTACTATTACATCAATAAGGCCACGTCAGTTTACGGATTCCCATCGGGACTATGGTCAAATGTTGGTGTTGGTGGGATTATAAGTGGAGGTGGATACGGTATGTTGAGAAGGAAATATGGTTTGGCTGCAGATCAAGTTATCGATGCTCGTTTGATCGATGCTAATGGTAACATTTTAACCAGGAAAACCATGGGCGAAAATTTGTTCTGGGCAATCAGAGGAGGTGGCGGTGGAAGCTTCGGAGTTGTTGTGTCGTGGAGAGTTAATCTAGTACCTGTTCCTCCAATTGTCACAATTTTCAAGATTTACAGAACTTTGGACCAAGACATGACCAACATTTTCCACAAATGGCAGTCTGTTGCTCCTCTGTTACCTAAAGAACTCGACATCAG GTGCACTGGAAAAGTCATTCTGGATAGTTCAAGTACCCGATCGGATAACAAGACAATGCAAATGAGCTTTGAATCATTGTACCTCGGACCAGCCACTAATGTTCTTGCAATTCTAGGAGAGAGCTTCCCGGAGTTGAAATTAGTGAAAGAAGATCTTCATGAAGTTAGTTATATCCAAGCTATGGTATTTTTCTCGGAATTTCCACTCTACACACCACCAGAGATTTTACTAAACAAAGAAATATTACCGCGTCCAGCATTCAAAGGAAGGTCAGATTTTTTCAAGAAACCAATGCCAGTAGAAGGCCTACTAGGCCTGTGGAATTACATGTTCCAACTTCCTGCCGAACAGGCATTCTTACAGTACACTCCCTATGGTGGTAGAATGGATGAAATCTCCGCGACTGCTCTGCCATTTCCTTACAGAGCTGGATACTTGTACATGTTCAACTTCTTTGCAGTGACTTTTGAAGATGAAGCTGCAAGGTTGGAATGGGTGAAGAGTTTGGACACTTATCTTACCCCTTATGTTACTAGCAATCCTAGGTGTGCTTATGTGAACTATGCGAATGTTTGGATGGGCCAAAATAATCCAACAGGGACTACAAGTTACGCTCAGGCTAGCCAATGGGGTAAGCGTTACTTTGGTGTTAATTTTGAGAAGTTGATTGTGGTGAAGACGCAGGCTGATCCTTTCAACTTCTTCAGACACGAGCAGAGTATTCCTAACTTTTCACTATTATCCGATATGTAG